The DNA window GGGATCCAGGTGAATCAGGTTGTAGATCTGCTTGTTAATTTTGCACTGATCTTCTTCACTGCACTGTGTTTTGGTGGAGATGCACACTAAATACAGAAAGGTATAGAGATTACATTCATAATTGTCCATAGCATTGTGGACATCAGCATCTGGAATATTTTTTACTCTGTTCATACTTTGTTCTATTTCCAAAACACTGCATCTCAAAACACATTCTATGTCTGGGGCCTTCACAGTTTCATTCAAATGTATCATCTGTGAGAAAACTTGAGCGAATCGAAGAAGATCCTTGTGGGTATTCCGGTTACCTTTCTGTCTCAGGTGCAGGGCGTGCAGCCACAACTTGATACACTGTTCGAATTCCATGTTATCCGCATAAACGGCTCCCCTGTAAATGATGGGATGGGAAACATCAATATTGTCAGCACCTAAAATCCGTTCCCGAACTATAAGGCCTTCCATGTGAAGAGCATCTCTGTCTTGCCGAATGGATTCCAGTTCCTGAGGATTTCTACATTCAGTTCTATTCCCATAAGCATGGATTGGTGGGAGGACCTCTTTCTCCAGAATGTTATCACCATCTTGAAACCTCTCCAACATGGCTAAATATAAATAGTGGTACGTCTTCATGATGTCATAGTTCTCGCGGTCATTTGCAAAGGAGGCACCCAAGAGTTCCAGAGCTTCAATCCGACTTCTTCGGTCGCAATCAGCATGAGAGAGTAACAGTTCGACGACATCGGCTTTACAGCTTTCGGCAGCTACTTTTAATGGCGTCATCCCATGGCCGTTCACCACTATAGCAGCACGCCATTTTATCAGCTCTTTCACGATATCTATGTGCCCGGCTTCAGCTGCAAAGTGCAAGGCTGTGGCTCCACAATGTGCTTTAGCATTGGGATCGGCACGTTGTTCTAAAAGGTATCTGACCACGTCAGTGTGTCCCTTGTACGCTGCAATCATCAGGCAGGTGTTGTCGTATTTGTTGGCAATGCTGATGTTGGCATTATTTTCAACCAAGTATTTCACAATGTCCAGTCTGCCATCAAAGCATGCCGCTCGCAGGGGGGTCGAGTTAGTTACTGTGGTGTGGTTCACGTTGGCTCCATGGCTGACTAGAAGTTTAACAACTTCAAAATGTCCAGCTCCTGCTGCACACCAAAGAGCAGTGGCGCCATCAATCACATACCTGTTCGTGAAAAGAACAAACCGTCAGAAAATGGAGGCCACGTGCCCTGAGAGAAGTTTAAAGAATGTATTCGTTTGCACTGACCAAAACCCTCAATCTACAGAATGCAAATAAAGCATTAGTTTGtgtgaaaataaaatcaggtGACTTAAGTCAAGCATGGTGCATTGTACTTATACCTTGTataagctcaataaatgttagctatctaTTACTGTTATTACCAACGTATATAaccctaagaaaaaaaatcaccaacttTTTACTagcaaaagtaaatacatttcagaaaacacagaggaaatgTACGGAGGCTCGTAACTTCTTTACCACCCAGTTGATGCACTGGCTCTTAAGAAAAAGCATGTTCCTCCTTCCCAGGATCCTTCAGGGACCAGAGTTTCTCTCTATATGTCAGTAAGAAAGCTACCCTAATCCCTATATTGACGCTGTGTTAGAAAACTGCTTTAGGAAAACAAGGATTTAAGCAGATAACTTTTTCCTAAGATTATCTGAGCTAATCAAATATATACCTCTACCACAGCCGTGAGAATGAAAAACTTCCCGCTCCATACAATATGGAAGGATCACATAAACATAATGCTGAGCAAAAGTCAACCAAACATAGTACATATTATATTACTACATGTATATACCTATCTGTAGTGTCGGAAGTCAGAAGGACACTGTTTACCTTTAAGGGGAgtagagagtgggagaaagcacAAAAGGAACTTTATTAAACAAGTATGTTCCCTTTCTGAAAAAACACGTTCAATTAGTGCATTTCTGTTATACTCCAATTTAAAAGTCTCtggggtgccctgggtggctgggtcacttatgcgtctgacttcacttcaggtcatgatctcagttcgtggggtcgaggcccgcattgggctctgagctggcaactcagagcctggagcctgcttcagattctgtatctccctctctgcccctccccttgctcacgctctgtctctctctttcaaaaataaataaataaataaaaagaagtctcaaggggtgcctgggtagctagctcagtgggttgtgctaactcttgatttcagctcaggtcgtgatctcacagttcatggcatcgagccccaagtctggctccacATGGAtcatggaaactgcttaagatcctctctctccctcagcccctccccggtTTGTGCGTATGTGCGTGCACATAcaagctctctcaaaaaataaaaataaatttaaaaaatgtaaaagtcttaaaaatatgcatgtatatatgtgcgTACATTAGGGGTTTATGTATGTTCTTCAACAAAATCACTGGGGGAAAATATTAAGAGCAGGAAACAATTAGCATTTTCCTAAAAACAGGTGGGCGTCTTCCCTGACCTTCAGTCTGTGCTTGCACTTTTTGGCTTCATAGTCACCACTTACTTATTGCCTCATATACACGAGGTTCACTACTTACATAAAATCAGACGTGCAAGGAGGCCAATCTTGTCGATCTGTCTACCTTCAATTTTTCCCCAACGTCAATTTCTCAACTTTTTATCGCGTTACTAAGCATCAGCCCTAAAAAGTAGATTTTTGCTACAGATACTTACATCTACTGTGCTTGAACCACTGAAATAAGTATACTTGGAAGTGTTAAGGAAAAAGATCAAACAAAAGCAATATTTACTAGAGTTAAGAATCTATACTAAAAACCTCACTGCTGAGCTCCTCACTATACAGCCTTATGTTATAACACAGGTCAAATTATATCGTCCATGAAATGGAAGAGTATAATTCCTCTGGTATAATAAAAACATCATAGTTTAACTCCAATTAACAACACCCCCAAAACACCATCGGTCTGTTGTTTCTGCTAAAAACAAAAGACCCACTTTATAACAATTCAGGCAGTTACTTCTTCACTTTCAAGTGACATAAAATGACACAAAAGTCTTCTAACAAGGACTTACGCAGTTACCTATGGGAAAGGGGTAGGACTGACTGGGAAGAGGCTTAAAGCTGCTGGAAATGTCCTATATCTTGACCCTGGGTAGTGGCTACATGGGTGGATATTTAGGGCAAAAAAACTCATCAAAGTGCACACTTAAGATCTGTGCCTTTTACTGTATGGAAGACAAACCTCGAAGAAGAAAAAACCAGGTTTCTGaagtttcttttctaaattttattttttgtaagtgccatttgttaattgattttttaaactaaagtaGAAGTCCTAAAAAGAAGACAATACATCAGTGATGGTTTTAATGGCTGCCGACTGTAGCTTTTGCAAAcaattcagtaaaattaaaattcattaacatttttattgtcatGATTATACGaagttcaaaacatttttctttcactaCCAAAAAAATATCATTTGTGACAGCATCAGAAAATATCAGTACCTAGTaataaatctaatgaaaaatatatgagttctacactgaaaactacaaaacattctTGAGATAAATTAAaggtctaaataaatggagaaatattccatgttcatagtTAGAAGACTCAATAGtgttaagatgttaattctcCACCAAAATGATCTATAGAGTCAATGCATTCCAACCAAAATCCCAGCAGGGGTggatgagagagacagtgtgtgtgtgtgtgtgtgtgtgtgtgtgtgtgcacgcgggCATAGCCACACATGTAGAGATTGACAAATTAATCCTAAAAGGAATACAGAAATGCAATGGACCTAGAACAACCAAGAGgatcttgaaaggaaaaaaaaagggcaacTACAGTAATTAAGATAATGTGTCACTGGCACAAGGATAGACAAGTGtatcaatagaacaaaaaaatccagaagtagaTTCACAcacatagtttttaaattaattttattttattttaatctttgagagagagagcacacacaagcagaggagaaggagaggaagagagacagaatttccagcaggctccacgctgagcagagctcaatcccacaaccctgagatcatgacctgagccgaaatccagagtcggacacaactttctgagccacccaggcgccccatagtctCTTGATTTATGACGAAAGCTCCACTGAAAATCAGGTAGAAAGTatggtctctttttaaaaaaatggtcctAAAGCAACTAAGTATCTGTATGGGAAAAAAGTAACTTCGGCTTTTACCTCACACTATGCATAAAAATTAGAGAAGTGGCATACATCTATATCTAAAGGCAAAACAATAAaagcttctaaaaaaaaaaaaaaagactatcttaATGACCTTGGAGTTAATGACCATTTCTTAAACAGAATGCAAAAAAAGCACTAATCATAGAAAAAACTGATTTatttgacttcattaaaattaagaacttcaaTTCACCAAAAGATATTGTGAAGAAAGTGAATATGCAGTCCACtcactgggagaagatatttccattAAATGTATttcacaaatcaataagaaaaggcAAACAACCTAACTAAAAAATGGGTGAAAAGACTAAATGAgtacacttcacaaaagaagatagtCAAGtgaccaataaacatatgaaaaaaatgtgcaaGATAATTACTCacgagagaaatgcaaattaaaaccaggaGTCACCAATACACagccaccagaatggctaaaattagtaAGACTGACATGACAATACTAAGTGTTGGCCAGGATATGAAGCAACTCAAACTctcattgctggtaggaatgtaatgtttccagccactttggaaaaactgTTTAGCAATACACcaaccccatgacccagcaattctaccccTTGGCATATAACTGAAGAGAAATGAACACGAATATCCACCAGTGAAGACATTTACATAAAAATggtcatagcagctttatttgtagaAGTCAAACACTGGAAACACCTACAATATCTGGTGCAGGATAAATAAGCTGCCGTAggttcatacaatggaatactacagaGCATTAAAAAACCCCGAAACATGCAACTACACAGACGAATCTCATAGATGACGTGTTAAgcaaaaaaagagacagatgagtatactgtatgattccctTTATAGGAAGTTCAAATATAGGCAAaactaatatataataatagaaGTCAGAATAATCTTTACttctgagaaggaaaaggagaggaactGATGGAGAAAGGGCACAAGGGAAACAATGATTAAAATGTCCTGCATACTGATCTAGAAGGTGTTTACATGGatgtaaacatattaaaattttatcacattgtacagttaaaaaacttttttatttttaagtttactcatttattttgagagacagagtgagcaggggaggagcagagagagaatcccaagctggctcctcactgacaacacagaacctgatgccgAGCTTTAACtgacgaaccaagagatcatgacctgaggccagatgggaatcagatgcttaacgagctgagccacccaggtgcccctatccactTAAACTTTATGCAGCTTACTAGATATTATACCTTAACTAAAAATAtgcataattaaaaacaaaaatgagacacaattaaagaaaaaatttaaatgaacaaaagtttaaatgaacaaaaatagctaataaatattttccatgtgccaagcactcactGTATTAAGTACTCAACATGCAATgtatctcattcaatcctcacgaTGCCCTCCTCCCAGTAACCCTACAAGGTCGATATTattattatgctcattttacagatatgtaACTAAAAGGTTTACATGAGATTGAAACACAATATTACTCTAGAAACTATAAAATGCATCAAACGTAAGGAAACATAACACATGACATTGTTCAAACACTtaactttaaaaagcattttgaaacTGATGATTcgtctatcaaaaatgaatacatagtTAATATATAGTTACATTTACATAGTTAAATGTTTTCttgcactttattattttttttaatgtttatttttgaaagagaaagagacaagagtgcaagcgggggaggggcagagagagagacacacagaatctgaaaaggctccaggttccgatctgtcagcacagagcccaacgcagtgctggagctcatgaactgcgagatcatgacctgagccaaagtcggacacttaaccgaatgagccacccaggcgccccagttcccttgcactttaaaaatacactttctgTGGTGCAGCctaatcatttccatttttccatatAACGATGTGACAGAAGCCTCAAGAAAGTTtcaattatctatttttattgaggcaattaaaatttttaaatagtttaggacaggggcatctgggtggctcagtcagtctgagaatccaactcttgattttggctcagggtgtaagatcaagccccacgtagggctccttgctgagcatagagtctgcttgagattctctctctctctccctctctctctctctctctctccctccctccctccctctgcccctccccccactcactcactctaaaataaatcttaggggcgcctgggtggcgcagtcggttgagcgtccgacttcagccaggtcacgatctcgcggtccgtgagttcgagccccgcgtcaggctctgggctgatggctcggagcctggagcctgtttccgattctgtgtctccctctctctctgcccctcccccgttcatgctctgtctctctctgtcccaaaaataaataaaaaatgttgaaaaaatttaaaataaatcttaaaaaatttttaataaataaataaatagtttaggACAAAATATTCACTGCAGAATGTATTAGAAAATGACCAGTCCTTCGGAAACACTAGCCTTAgtaaattttgcatttctacatctaaacaaaaaattaaacagattaaaGGGAATTATAAGCCTAAAATCTATGACGTTCCTTTGTCCATAAAATTCAGCTGAAATTATGAGCACAGACTGCCTCAAAACAACATACCAAACACatttataacagaaaataaaaatataataaaattaacacaATATGTACTTAGTGCATATGGGAGAAGCACTACAAAACAATGATCTTTCTAGACTCAGTCCAAACTGCAATGCAAACTCCctattatgtatttcattttaaaaatcaagaaaccggggcacctggctggctcagtgggtggagcgtgcgactcttgatcttggggtcgtgagttcgagccccatgttgggggtagagatacataaaaaaaaaaataataataataaaattaagtaagtaaatacataaatatcaagAAACTAAATCTGACATTcacctttttaaacaaaatgtacacacacattttgtacacacacagaaacattTCACAATAAAAGATAACCTTTCTGATCACAAAACTAAACTGAACTATTTCCTGGttcaatttgaaataaaaatgtctggtTCAAGcatttgaaatggaaataaaaattcattaaatgtaaatgatcacTACTTTATTTTAACCAAAGTCCTTAAAATCATTTACTAGATCAagtgcagtttcttaaaatatatactcCCCAACAATGACTTTTAAATGAAGTCAAATGATGATGTGCCCCTCATGCCTGCCCTCTACCAGGACATTGAAAGTATTAGTACTAGCACCAACTTTAAAATAAGAGAACTCAACAAAGAGCCTCAGAATTCCCAGAGGTCCTGTTCTCCTTCCCATCCATGTCAGCAAACCTCTTTTAGCATAAGGGTTCCCCACAAACTCTGGCCCAGAGCTGGCGGTGGGCCCTAGGAACTCAGGCCAACACAATATTCCATGGTCACGTGACACCTCacctctgttctgttccatttctgTAACATTCTTAATAGTTTTCCATTCTCCAACTAAAGgttctttcatttccactcaagTAATTTTTCTTGCCTACTTGTCTGTCAATTTTAGTCTTCGCATATTAAGCCATAAGTAAAATAATCTCAAATGTTCCTCCTAAAAATATGAACAAGGGCTCAAATAtcaccatggggcttgatctaGGTAGGTGTAGGTAGTCCCTTCCTCCTTGAGACTCTATTATGAATCCACTTTAGTTTCCTAAGGTATAACAGAAATTTTTAGGCAGAACATagacttaaaaataacttttttaaataagatatttaatgtctttctctctctcacacacacacaatacatactATATCAAACCCATAATCACATAGACAACCGATGCTTAGAATGAAGATAAGaagtgaaacttaaaaaaaaaatcgagcaAATAACAGAATAATGAACAATCTGACAAAAAATTGTGAAGACGGTACACAAGTGACCCAAAACTAGGAAACACCAATCTAGCTCAGCACACAGAGAGAACCTGCTAGTCCCCACCTGGCCATGGTTCTCAAGTGCCAATGGAACCTAAGGGGGGATTTTAGCTAAGTACTTCTCAAAAAGCCAGCCCCCAACGGATGAGTGAGCTTCATATTGTTAACACCGCATTCAGGCCATTTTCACAATGTCTGGAATGAGTGCAAAGTGAAATcatgacatttgcaaataacaCTCTTTTTTATCTAGTTCTGAAATGCCAAAATGACGGGAATAAGCCGCAAAATCTCAGAGTGC is part of the Neofelis nebulosa isolate mNeoNeb1 chromosome 7, mNeoNeb1.pri, whole genome shotgun sequence genome and encodes:
- the FEM1B gene encoding protein fem-1 homolog B — protein: MEGLAGYVYKAASEGKVLTLAALLLNRSESDIRYLLGYVSQQGGQRSTPLIIAARNGHAKVVRLLLEHYRVQTQQTGTVRFDGYVIDGATALWCAAGAGHFEVVKLLVSHGANVNHTTVTNSTPLRAACFDGRLDIVKYLVENNANISIANKYDNTCLMIAAYKGHTDVVRYLLEQRADPNAKAHCGATALHFAAEAGHIDIVKELIKWRAAIVVNGHGMTPLKVAAESCKADVVELLLSHADCDRRSRIEALELLGASFANDRENYDIMKTYHYLYLAMLERFQDGDNILEKEVLPPIHAYGNRTECRNPQELESIRQDRDALHMEGLIVRERILGADNIDVSHPIIYRGAVYADNMEFEQCIKLWLHALHLRQKGNRNTHKDLLRFAQVFSQMIHLNETVKAPDIECVLRCSVLEIEQSMNRVKNIPDADVHNAMDNYECNLYTFLYLVCISTKTQCSEEDQCKINKQIYNLIHLDPRTREGFTLLHLAVNSNTPVDDFHTNDVCSFPNALVTKLLLDCGAEVNAVDNEGNSALHIIVQYNRPISDFLTLHSIIISLVEAGAHTDMTNKQNKTPLDKSTTGVSEILLKTQMKMSLKCLAARAVRANDINYQDQIPRTLEEFVGFH